The genome window CTTCTATTTGGGTATCAACTGCGGATTGTTGTTCTTTACCTATCTGCTCATCTATCTGCTCGAAAAGGTCTTCGGTTTTGTCTCGACCGTAACGCTGGTCGAGCTTTCCGACATCAACCTGCCGATATTCCGGCAACTCTCCGAGACCTGTCCCGGTACCTTCCAGCACTCGATGCAGGTGTCGAACCTCGCCACCGAAGCGGCCGACTGCATCGGGGCACAAGCCCAACTCGTACGCACCGGAGCACTTTATCACGACATCGGGAAAATGGCCAATCCGGCCTTCTTCACCGAAAACCAAAACGGCGTGAATCCGCACAACAGCCTGCCCTATGAAGAGAGTGCGCAGATTGTCATCAACCATGTGAAAGACGGCGTGAAAATTGCCGAAAAGCTGAACCTGCCTCAAACCATCACCGACTTCATCAAGACCCACCACGGCCGCAGCAAAGCCAAATATTTCTACAACTCCTATGTGAACGAACACCCCGACGAGGAGGTAAATGAAGAACTATTTACCTATCCCGGGCCCAACCCCTTCACCAAAGAACAGGCCATACTGATGATGGCCGATGCCGTGGAAGCCGCTTCGCGCAGTTTAAAGGAATACAATGAAGAAAATATTTCAAAACTGGTCAATGCCATTATCGACAGTCAAATCTCCGATGGCCTGCTCAACAACAGCCCCATCAGCTTCCGCGACATCTGCGACATAAAGAAGGCTTTCATCGAGAAACTCAAAACGATGTATCACACCCGCATCAGCTACCCCGAACTGCACAAAAAATAACCGATCTCCCCTCCCGGTGACATCACGGGGGGGGAAGGTGAATAGAAAAATTGTCGGGGCAAAGCGACTATGTGCGCTTTGGCCCGACTTGATTGTTGACACTTCCTCGCAAAACGAAGCAGGCGCCTACGCCACGAGGTGTCTTATAATTTGACTTTCAGAGCCGAAAGGATACGGGCAAAAATCTCGGTATTATCTATCACCCCACAGAAATCTTGGGCATGGGGGCCGTAGGCATAAACAGGCACCAAGACAGGCGAATGACCGCCGGTTGCAAAATGTCCCGATACTTCCCTGCGTGAAATATCGCCATCGCCCAAAGCCAGTCCGCCGGTCTCATGGTCGGCCAAGACAATGACCAACGTCTCCCCATTGCTGTCGGCAAAACGCAAGGCTTCGGCCACGGCCTTGTCGAAGTCGAGGGTTTCACGCACCACTCCCTCGATATTGCCATTATGGGCAGCATGGTCTATCTCCGCCCCTTCGACCAGGAGGAAAAAGCCTTTCTTTGATTTCTGAGAGAGGAACGAAAGAGCATACCGGGTAACGGTTCTCAAATAGGCGGTGTCCCGTCCGTCTTTGATTTGTGCGGCATCACGGTCGCAAGCTATGAGCGCGACTTTTTCGGGAGCCGGGGCGGGCAACTCCTCGAAGTCGTGCAACACGGTAAAGCCCTGCGCCCGCAACGAATCGAGACGTTCGGTCCCGGTCGACTCAAAAAGGGAGACGCTGCTACCGGCCACGAAAAGAGCCTGAGTGCGCAACAGGTCGGAGAGGATTTCCCGGGTCATGCTACGCTGGGGTTGGTGGGTATAGAACGCCGAGGGAGTGGCTCCCGAGATTTTGTCGGTGGTAACAATTCCGGTGGCATAGCCTTTGCCCGAAAGTATCTCGGTCATATTCGGCAACCGGCAACCGGCCGTATCGACACCCAAACTGCCATTGCGGGTCTTGCGGCCGGTGGCATAGGCCGTCCCGGCTGCCGCCGAATCGGTAATGTACCGATTGGCCGACTGGCTCTTGACCAAGCCGATGTGTCGCATGCGCGCTATCGTAAGGTCGCCTTCATTGGCATGGAGGGCGGCCGTCATGTGCGCCAAGCCCATGCCATCGCCGACCATAAGGATAACATTTTTTACTTTACGGGCTGAACCGTCGTTGCGGTAGGTCGGGACATAAACTTCCTGCCGGGCAGGAGAAGCATAACTGTCGAACTGAGCCCATACCGGGGTCGTAGAGAATGCTGCCACGACCAACAGGCTGAC of Candidatus Caccoplasma merdavium contains these proteins:
- a CDS encoding alkaline phosphatase, which gives rise to MKKQIIFVSLLVVAAFSTTPVWAQFDSYASPARQEVYVPTYRNDGSARKVKNVILMVGDGMGLAHMTAALHANEGDLTIARMRHIGLVKSQSANRYITDSAAAGTAYATGRKTRNGSLGVDTAGCRLPNMTEILSGKGYATGIVTTDKISGATPSAFYTHQPQRSMTREILSDLLRTQALFVAGSSVSLFESTGTERLDSLRAQGFTVLHDFEELPAPAPEKVALIACDRDAAQIKDGRDTAYLRTVTRYALSFLSQKSKKGFFLLVEGAEIDHAAHNGNIEGVVRETLDFDKAVAEALRFADSNGETLVIVLADHETGGLALGDGDISRREVSGHFATGGHSPVLVPVYAYGPHAQDFCGVIDNTEIFARILSALKVKL